Part of the Paenibacillus guangzhouensis genome is shown below.
CATCTCTCCCATGTCTTTGAAGCGTGGTGTGACCCAAGTCCGTGTATGATATAGCGGATGCAGGCGGAAGAAATAAACATAGATCGCAAGCAAGAGACCCACCGCTTCACCAATCAGAATCGCAATCCCTGAACCTTCAAGCCCTAGCTCAGGCAAGCCAAAATGTCCGAAGACAAGCGCGTAGACTAAAAATAGGATGATGACATTACTGATAACGGATAAGACCATAGATGTCTTCGTATCGCCAATGCCGCGAAGAAATCCATGAAATACGAAAGAGACCATCCCAATCGCCAGTGCGACGAATCGCAGCTGCAAATAGGATTCCCCTGCTGACACCAGTTCCGAAGAGCCCCCGGTCCATCCTAAAATAACGCCGGAGAACAACCAACCAATGATCAATAAAACAATGGCAAAAAACGTGCATAAATATAATGCATAATACATCCGTTTGATCCCGGTCTTCATATCATTCGCACCATAATTCTGGGCGACCAGATAGTTCACTGTATGCCCGATCCCAGAGAATATCGCGAAACCGTTGTACATAATAATGTTCGACACGCCGACGATGGCAATGATGAGCGCCCCGAGATGCCCTACCATAATCAGGTTGACCGTTCCGATGACCGTCGCCGTTGCGAAGGACAAGAGGGACGGAATCGCGAGCATTAATATCTTTTTCCAATTCTGTAACATGATTCTGCCTCATTTTCATCAAGATGAAGTTCAATACATCAGCTTTTCAGCACCTTAGCGTTTTCGAAACACTTCGTAATCAAAAAGCTAGCTTATCGAACAATCCCTCTATTGGGGTTATCTCCCATTGTGCAATAGAACCCTATCCTTGGCAACGAAAGAACGGCGATCTGAACGAATTTTGTCATTTCTCACAAAGGAATTAACCATTTCTTACAGCATATACTCGAATTCGGCTATAATCCACAACCCATTGCCCTTCCTTCATCAAATGTGGCCTTGTCTGCTCAACAACGTTGTGAATGACATTCACGCGCTGCTCCTTCGTCAAATGATTCAGATAAGAGCCCGCAAACGTATCCAACCAGTTCACCATGCCTTGCTCACCATACTGTAAAGACGTTGGACGGTCGAAGTGAATTGCCTGCATGACCCGGAATCCGAACTGCTCTAATAAAGATGCATATTCACCAATGCTCGGAAAATACCATGGATTCATCGATGCCTCGTACCATCCTTTCGCCGTCATCACGTCTTCAAGTGCCATGGATATACTCGCGATATTTCCCTTGCCGCCAAACTCAGCGACCAGTCGACCTCCAGGACGCACCGCTTTCGCCATGGCCCGGACCGTACTCGGCGCGTCCTTCATCCAATGCAACGCGGCGTTGCTGAAGATCGCATCGGCGGGCAGATCAGTTGACCAATGCTGTCCATCCGCATGTTCGAAAGAAAGGTGCGGGTATTTCGTCATGGCTTCCCGAATCATCTCCTGGGAAAAATCGATCCCATGGACTTTCGCCCCGCTCTCAGCGATTCGTGCCGACAAATCTCCCGTGCCACAGCCCCAATCGATAATTCGTTCGCCTGCTTGCGGATTCAGCCATTGCACTACCTCCTGGCCAAACGCTGATACAAAAGGCATCGATCGATCATAATTTCTCGCATCCCATTGCTGTTGTCCGTGTTGGATTGTCATGTGAATCCTCTCCTCTCTTAAGTAACCTTATTTTGGCATTAATATTGTTATTCGTGAAATATATAGATCTTATTATAGTAATAGGTTTTAACTATAATATGTGGGGCGGATGGACGTATTGGGGTATGATGCGTCTTTTAAGTGGCTGAACAACTGCCTTTTGGCAGTTACTCCGAGCATCGGCGGGCCGTTTCGCGCTATTTAACTGCCTTTTAGCAGTTATTTCGCACGCGGTGGGACGTTCCGCGCCATTTAACTGCTTTTTGGCAGTTATTTCGCTCGTGGCAGGCCGTTCCACGCCATTTAACTGCCTTTTGGCAGTTATTTCGCACGCGGAGGGACGTTCAGCGCCATTTAACTGCCTTTTGGCAGTTATTTCGCTCCAGGCGGGCCGTTCCGCGCTATTTAACTGCCTTTTGGCAGTTATTTCGCACGCGGCGAGCCGTTCCGCGACATTTAACTGCCTTTTGGCAGTTATTTCGCACGCGGCAGGCCGTTTCGCTCCATTTAACTGCTTTTTGGCAGTTATTTCGCACGCGGCGCACCGTTCCCCGACATTTAACTGCCTTTTGGCAGTTATTCCACCCGCGGCACGCCCCAAATCGCAAAAGCCATGCCCACCCCTTGGGGCAGACATGGCTTAATGTACTTCAAGCTCACCGTTACGTATCAACTTATCGGTTCAACAGGCTTCCGACATAACGCAATAACTCATTCGCGCAGACCGGGCAATAGCCATGCTCATCCATTAATCGTTTGGATACCTCGTTGATTCGCTTCAGTTGCTTCTCATCCGGCGTCTTCGTGGACGTCGTGATCTTCACGATGTCTTTCAGATCAGCGAACAACTTCTTCTCGATCGCTTCCCGCAGACGGTCATGATTGTTGTATTCGAACTTGCGTCCTTTACGCGAGTAAGCCGAGATTCGAATCAGGATCTCTTCCCGGAACGCTTTTTTCGCATTTTCCGAGACGCCGATCTGCTCTTCGATGGAACGCATTAATCTCTCATCCGGTTCCATCTCCTCGTCGGTTAGCGGATCGCGGATTTTGGTCCAATTGCAGAAGGCTTCAATATTATCGAGATAATTCTCGAACAATGTCTTTGCCGACTCTTCGAAGGAGTATACGAACGCCTTTTGAATTTCTTTCTTCGCCAGATTGTCGTACTCTTTGCGAGCGACGGCGATGAAGTTCAAATACTTCTCGCGTTCATCCTTCGTGATGGATGCATGCTGATCGAGTCCATCCTTCAGCGCACGCAGCACATCTAGCGCGTTAATGCATTGAAGATCCTGCTTAATCAGAGCGCTCGAAATCCGGTTAATGACATAACGCGGATCCACGCCTGACATACCCTCTTCCGCATATTCGCTTTGCATCTCTTTCAGATCTGCTTCCTTGTAGCCTTCAACCTCTTCCCCGTCGTACATCCGCATCTTCTTCACGAGGTCCATGCCCTGTTTCTTCGTCTCTTTAAGTCGGGTCAAAATGGAGAAGATGGCGGCAGACCGCAGCGCATGCGGCGCAATATGGATATGCTTCATATCACTTTGGCCGACGAGCTTCTCATAGATTTTCTCTTCCGCCGATACTTTTAAGTTGTAAGGAATCGGCATGACGATCATCCGTGATTGGAGCGCTTCGTTCTTCTTGTTCGCGATGAAAGCTTTATACTCCGATTCATTCGTATGCGCGACGATCAACTCATCCGCCGAGATTAACGCGAATCTGCCTGCCTTGAAGTTCCCCTCTTGCGTCAGCGACAACAGGTTCCACAAGAACTTCTCGTCGCATTTGAGCATTTCCTGGAATTCCATTAGTCCGCGGTTCGCTTTATTGAGCTCCCCGTCGAAGCGATACGCGCGCGGATCCGACTCCGAACCGTATTCCGTAATCGTCGAGAAGTCAATGCTTCCCGTGAGATCCGCAATATCCTGCGACTTCGGATCGGATGGAGTGAACGTACCGATCCCTACACGCTGATCCTCGGAGATGACGACTCGCTCCACTAAGACACGCTCTATATCACCATAGTATTCGGTGCGAAGACGCATCTGACACGACGGACAGAGATTGCCTTCGATTCGAACACCTAGCTCATTCTCTACTTCGGCACGCAGCTCGTGCGGGATCAGATGAAGGGGCTCTTCCTGCATAGGACACCCTTTGATCGCATAGACCGCACCTTTTTCGGTACGCGAGAATTGCTCGAGACCACGCTTTAGCATTGTAACCAGTGTCGATTTACCGCCGCTGACCGGCCCCATCAAGAGGAGAATCCTTTTCCGAACATCGAGCCTTCGTGCTGCTGAATGGAAGTACTCTTCCACCAATTTCTCGAGTGCCCGATCTAGGCCGAATAACTCCTTCCTGAAAAAGTTGTATTGTTTATTGCCATGACTTTCTTCCACACCATGGGACTTAATCATTTCGAACACCCGGGCATGAGCTGTCATTGCCGGGGTTGGATCTAGACGCAGTAAGTCAACATACTCTCGAAATGTCCCAGTCCAAGCTATTCGCTCACTCTCCGCATGATGTTCAGATATTCGCTTAAATAAGTCCATGATTCTAACCTCCTACGCTTCTGTTTTCTATTGGTGCCCCTATCAGACCGAAGTGTGACAATGCCAAACCCATTCTAAAAGTGTATTACATACTTATGCGGGGAGATGGGATTAGTTGCTCGAAATTTTCAGTCCGATCCTATATAATGAGGGCTAGTTCAGGTACGAAAATTGGAATGATGTAAGATTGTTGGGGACAAGGGGAGAGGAATCATGGCGATCCAGCATGAGACCGAGCTATATGAGCCGATCAAGCGTTTCTATGAGGCACGCGGTTACACGGTAAAAGGGGAAGTCCGTCATTGCGATCTGGTCGCGGTTAGCCAAGATGAGCAGGACATTGTCATTGTCGAATTTAAGAAAACCTTTAATCTCGCACTGCTGCTGCAAGGGGTTGATCGGATGCAATCCAGTGAGCAGGTCTACCTCGCCGTCGAACGGAATCGCAGCAAGAAAGGCGCGGTGAATCAACGTTGGGGTGAACTCACCCGATTATGCAAACGATTAGGCTTAGGTCTGTTAACTGTGACCTTCTATAAAACAAAGAAGCCTATCGTCGAAGTGCTATGTGAATCAGCCGCAGCGACACAATACATAACTGCACCCGTTAACAAACCGGCACGGGTGAGCAGTCGGCGCAAGAACCGTCTGCTGCAGGAATTCAATGAACGCAGCGGCGATTATAATGTAGGCGGCAGCACGAAGCGGAAGCTTGTCACCGCCTACCGCGAGAAGGCGCTGAACCTCGCCAAATGCCTTCACGAACACGGGCAGCTCAGCCCGCGGCGCCTTCGTGAACTGTGCGGCTACAGCAACACAGCCACCATGCTCCAGCACAACTACTACGGCTGGTTCGCCCGTGCTTCGCGCGGCATTTACGAGCTCACGCCGGTAGGTCTTGCCGCGCTCGAAGAATACGCCACCGTCTTGCGCGAAGCTTCGGCCACCGCACAGCAGGATGCCTAGATTACCTCGCTTAGAGAGATTCCGGCGATCTGTGCCAGCAAGACAAAGAAGCCCCTACCAGGCCATTCATCATGGTCTGGTAGGGGCTTTCACATCTATTTAACTCCGTGCGACGAATTCGCCGATCGACTCCGCCAAGACATTCATTGCTGTCTCAATCTGTTCGCGGGACGAATGCGTGAAGTTCAACCGCATCCGATTACGCTTCGGCTCTGCCGCGTAGAAGTCATTGCCTGGCACGAAGGCAACCCCCTTCGATACCGATACCTTGAGTAATGCATCTGCATCGAGCCCTGAAGGAAGCTCAACCCAGAAGAACATTCCTCCCTTCGGCGTAATCCAGTTCGTCTCCTGCCAGTCCGGCCCTTCCAGCAGCCTTTTCATCAAGAGCATCCGCTCTTCGTATTCCTTCCGAATCACTTGAATATGCTCATCCAGGCTGAAGTCCGGCGCGACCAGTAATTCATAGAGGATGTTCTGGTCGAGCATGCTGGAGTGAATATCCACCGATTGCTTCATTCGCGTCATAGCTTGAATAACCCGTCGATCCCCCATCGCCCATCCTGTGCGAAGCGCAGGAGCTACCGTCTTACTGAACGTGCTCGTATAGACGACAATGCGATCCTCAGCCTGATCCATCGAAAAAATCGTCGGAAATGGATCAACGTCTTGAACGAGATCTTGAGCCTGTCCGCTGTTCGACTCAAAGCGCAACTCACCATATGGATCATCTTCCAGGATGAGCACTTCATTGGCGCGACACAGCTCGAGCAGACCAACGCGGCGATCCAAACTCCACACATTCCCTGTCGGGTTGGAGAACGTTGGCACCACGTAGACCATTTTCGGTGAATATTGTTTGATTTTGTTCGCGAGATCGGTAAGATCCATCCCATGCTCATCACTTTGGACTGGAATAATCTTCGCCCCTCGGAATTGAAGTACCTGTAAGCAAGCCAAATAAGTCGGATTCTCGACGAGTACAACGTCATTCGGCTCCAGGTAGACGCGGACTAACAGATCAATCGCCTGCTGTGATCCTGTTGTGAGCAGCATCTCTTCGGTACTCACATGCATGTTCTTGCGCGACGCCATGCGTTCGCATAACTTCTCGCGAAGCTGCGGCAGCCCCTCCGTTACGCCGTATTGCAAGGCGCGTTGATTGCCCGACAATGCCCGATTCGCTGCACTCCGGACCGCTTCCATCGGGAACAATGCCTCGTTCGGCAGACCACCTGCCAAGGAAATGATCGACTTTCCTTGCGTAAATTTCAAGATCTCGCGAACCGCTGACGCCTTAACCTCTTGTACACTCGGAATAAATCGGTAATTCATAGACGATTGCTCCTCTCCCAATACACTTTACACAAGATCATACGCCTTAACATTTTTTTCCGCAATCCCTTGTACGCATCTACGTTAAAAAATTCATAGATTTAACAGGATTCGACAGAATCTAGTCGTTTTTTGCGATACTGGTAAATCCATGGTAGAATACACAGGTGCAAGTCTATGAGACGGCTCCGTCCTTTAATAGAGCGGCTCAGTCGTTTTTTGCTTGCATGCAATTCATATTTTTTAGAGGTGATAGAAATGAATTCTTCTTTGGAGCCAAATGTCGATTCTGCCGAGATGAATCGTAGGGTGAAAAAGGGGGGCGCATCAGCAAAATGGTTTCTTGTTTTTTGGATCGTTATGATTGGAATTGGCGTTTACGCAACCTACTTATATAGCAACCATATGAAACAAACCATGATTACTGAGCTGAAGACGTCCACCAATCAACAGCTTGCAGAGATCAAACAAGACTATGAAGCACAGTTAAAAACGATGCACAAAGAGATGGAGACGCTGAAGAGTAAAGTCGACACATTCAACGAGCTGCTCACGTTCACGAAGGATAATGCCAGCAATAAGACGGATAACAGCAACAAATTATATTCGCAATTAAATGAAGTGAAGCAGAAGCTTGATGCGCTTCAGAAGAAAATGGATCTCTTAAAATGAGAACGCCGATACAACGAATGAATCGCGTGTTCATGCTGGCAAGCGCGCCATTCTTCGGCATGCTCCTGTATATGTTATCTGCTGCGCATCCCGTGGCCATCACCTATGAGGCAGAACCTCTAGCGCCGCAGGAGGAATTGACGCAGGCCGCGACGCAATTAGGCGAACAATTGGATCAAGCGAGTAAGACGGCCGAGTTCACCATTACTTCGATCCGCAAAGTGGCCACGATCTATCAGAAGACGACGTCGACCATGAATTCTATTGTGAAACAGTCTGCCACACAAGCGGCAAGACCAGAGAAAATCTACAATACCCGGATTACGAAGCGGCTTGGCAGTCCCAAGGAACGGATCGATAGCAACAACATTACGATGGAGCTCTATCGCATTAACCAGAATACATACAATGGTTACGCCCTCAAAATCAAACTGAAGGACCCGAAAGCAATGAAAATGGTCCTCGGTCATGATAAGGTCGGCAAATCGGAGACGACGCTCGGAGCTGTTCGCCGATATGGCGCAGCTGCAGGCATCAATGCTGGTGGGTTCGCCGATGGCGGCGGGAACCGTTATCCGCTCAGCACGACGGTGATGAACGGCAAGTATGTAAACGGCGGATTTGAGCCAAGCTATAAAGACCTTAGCTTTGTAGGGCTGAATAAGCAAGGGAAACTCATCGGCGGCAAATTCCAGTCCAAAAATCAGCTTGATCAACTCGATCCTGAATTCGGCGCGACCTTCGTTCCTGTACTGCTTAAGAATGGGGTCAAAAATCCGATTCCGGACAAATGGAAAGCTCCACAGCGAGCTCCACGAACCGTGATCGGTAATTATAAGGATGATCAGCTACTCATTATGGTCATCGATGGCTATAATGAACGAGGCAATTCCGGGGCAACGCTTGAGGAATTACAAAATAAGCTTGCTAACTTGGGCGTCACGGATGCCTTCAATCTAGACGGTGGCGGATCCTCCTCCCTCATCTTTAATGGCCGTATCGTAAACAACCCGTCCGACGGACAATTACGACCTGTTCCAACCCATTTCCTATTCTTTAAATAACGACGATTTGTGAATCTTCCCCTTGGAAATGTTCACATTTTAATGATTTTCATTTAGGTATATATTGGGTATAATAGGTTTTAGCTATTGGAGGTGTGCATAATGTCACTGACTTTTTGGATTATTATGTTAGTGTTTGCGCTATTCATTACGGCAATTCTCACTTCTTCGTATAACGAAGATAAAACCAAAGGGCTGTAATACATATATTACGTGTCCCAACACGCAAAAAAGCTTCCTATGTCCATGAATATGGAACAGGAAGCTTTTTTCTACCCCCAACATGAAAACAATACTAAGCTTTACGTTGCAAGAGGTTCATTTCCTCGGCACATTGCGTGCATATGTACTTTTCTTTAAATTCGATAACGCTTACCATAGATCCACAGAACAAGCATTTCGGACGATAACGCTCTAAAATAATGTGATCCCCTTGAACTAGAATTTCAACAGGGTCCCCCTCATTCATTTGATAACGTTTTCGAAGCGACTTCGGTAAGACAATACGTCCCAGTTGGTCAACTTTTCTGACTACACCGGCAGGTTTCATAAGTAGCGGCCACCTTTCTCTATCAGTCTTTGTATAACCTAAGAAAACTCTGCCTTTCTACACTTCGATTATAAACCCGCAAAATCCTGCAAAAAAAAATCAGAATTTATGAAAATGTTATCCAAGAGGTTTGAAATCAAGTTGCCGCAGCGCTTCATAAACGATAATCGCCGCTGAATTTCCTAAGTTCAAGGACCGTACTTTATCCGTCATCGGCATCTTCATACATGTATCCGGGTTGGCATGGATCAGCGATTCAGGCAGCCCCTTGGTTTCCTTGCCGAATACGAAGAAATCGTTATCCTGGAACGTAAAGTCCGTATAGCGATGGCTTGCCTTGGTCGTTGCATAGAAGAACCTTCCTTCAGGATATTTCGCCTGCACTTCCGCAAACGAATCATGATATTCGATATGTACCGCATACCAATAATCCAGTCCAGCGCGCTTCAATGTTGCATCGTCGGTACGAAACCCGAGTGGGCGTACCAAATGTAAATGGGTGCCAGTCGCTGCGCAAGTCCGAGCAATATTGCCCGTATTCGCAGGGATTTCTGGCTCCACTAAGACGATATGTAATGGCATCCGTTCATTCACCTCACAATTCTTATCCATTATACACTATGGTGTCACAATTTACGATTGAATCCAATGCATTGATGAAATTGATAATATTTAACATGGTTTTTACGTTA
Proteins encoded:
- a CDS encoding class I SAM-dependent methyltransferase, with translation MTIQHGQQQWDARNYDRSMPFVSAFGQEVVQWLNPQAGERIIDWGCGTGDLSARIAESGAKVHGIDFSQEMIREAMTKYPHLSFEHADGQHWSTDLPADAIFSNAALHWMKDAPSTVRAMAKAVRPGGRLVAEFGGKGNIASISMALEDVMTAKGWYEASMNPWYFPSIGEYASLLEQFGFRVMQAIHFDRPTSLQYGEQGMVNWLDTFAGSYLNHLTKEQRVNVIHNVVEQTRPHLMKEGQWVVDYSRIRVYAVRNG
- a CDS encoding DUF2161 domain-containing phosphodiesterase; amino-acid sequence: MAIQHETELYEPIKRFYEARGYTVKGEVRHCDLVAVSQDEQDIVIVEFKKTFNLALLLQGVDRMQSSEQVYLAVERNRSKKGAVNQRWGELTRLCKRLGLGLLTVTFYKTKKPIVEVLCESAAATQYITAPVNKPARVSSRRKNRLLQEFNERSGDYNVGGSTKRKLVTAYREKALNLAKCLHEHGQLSPRRLRELCGYSNTATMLQHNYYGWFARASRGIYELTPVGLAALEEYATVLREASATAQQDA
- a CDS encoding AbrB/MazE/SpoVT family DNA-binding domain-containing protein, which codes for MKPAGVVRKVDQLGRIVLPKSLRKRYQMNEGDPVEILVQGDHIILERYRPKCLFCGSMVSVIEFKEKYICTQCAEEMNLLQRKA
- a CDS encoding phosphodiester glycosidase family protein, which gives rise to MRTPIQRMNRVFMLASAPFFGMLLYMLSAAHPVAITYEAEPLAPQEELTQAATQLGEQLDQASKTAEFTITSIRKVATIYQKTTSTMNSIVKQSATQAARPEKIYNTRITKRLGSPKERIDSNNITMELYRINQNTYNGYALKIKLKDPKAMKMVLGHDKVGKSETTLGAVRRYGAAAGINAGGFADGGGNRYPLSTTVMNGKYVNGGFEPSYKDLSFVGLNKQGKLIGGKFQSKNQLDQLDPEFGATFVPVLLKNGVKNPIPDKWKAPQRAPRTVIGNYKDDQLLIMVIDGYNERGNSGATLEELQNKLANLGVTDAFNLDGGGSSSLIFNGRIVNNPSDGQLRPVPTHFLFFK
- a CDS encoding MATE family efflux transporter yields the protein MLQNWKKILMLAIPSLLSFATATVIGTVNLIMVGHLGALIIAIVGVSNIIMYNGFAIFSGIGHTVNYLVAQNYGANDMKTGIKRMYYALYLCTFFAIVLLIIGWLFSGVILGWTGGSSELVSAGESYLQLRFVALAIGMVSFVFHGFLRGIGDTKTSMVLSVISNVIILFLVYALVFGHFGLPELGLEGSGIAILIGEAVGLLLAIYVYFFRLHPLYHTRTWVTPRFKDMGEMISESAKLGVQEFSMSLSMFIFTVFVARLGTEALAANEVALNVMSFGFMPAFAFGATATILVGQEVGRGQPLRGRRAGTDTAIMGSIFLLILGTVEFIFAENISMLYNNTDPGVFHTAAQLIMISAFLQLFDGFLNFYAGGLRGIGDTTFLLRASLVVAWCLFVPLSYLLIFVLDMGSIGAWIALYTYLMVFGLTLMYRFYRRDWSTIQVKGSAHA
- a CDS encoding PrkA family serine protein kinase — its product is MDLFKRISEHHAESERIAWTGTFREYVDLLRLDPTPAMTAHARVFEMIKSHGVEESHGNKQYNFFRKELFGLDRALEKLVEEYFHSAARRLDVRKRILLLMGPVSGGKSTLVTMLKRGLEQFSRTEKGAVYAIKGCPMQEEPLHLIPHELRAEVENELGVRIEGNLCPSCQMRLRTEYYGDIERVLVERVVISEDQRVGIGTFTPSDPKSQDIADLTGSIDFSTITEYGSESDPRAYRFDGELNKANRGLMEFQEMLKCDEKFLWNLLSLTQEGNFKAGRFALISADELIVAHTNESEYKAFIANKKNEALQSRMIVMPIPYNLKVSAEEKIYEKLVGQSDMKHIHIAPHALRSAAIFSILTRLKETKKQGMDLVKKMRMYDGEEVEGYKEADLKEMQSEYAEEGMSGVDPRYVINRISSALIKQDLQCINALDVLRALKDGLDQHASITKDEREKYLNFIAVARKEYDNLAKKEIQKAFVYSFEESAKTLFENYLDNIEAFCNWTKIRDPLTDEEMEPDERLMRSIEEQIGVSENAKKAFREEILIRISAYSRKGRKFEYNNHDRLREAIEKKLFADLKDIVKITTSTKTPDEKQLKRINEVSKRLMDEHGYCPVCANELLRYVGSLLNR
- a CDS encoding aminotransferase-like domain-containing protein, with translation MNYRFIPSVQEVKASAVREILKFTQGKSIISLAGGLPNEALFPMEAVRSAANRALSGNQRALQYGVTEGLPQLREKLCERMASRKNMHVSTEEMLLTTGSQQAIDLLVRVYLEPNDVVLVENPTYLACLQVLQFRGAKIIPVQSDEHGMDLTDLANKIKQYSPKMVYVVPTFSNPTGNVWSLDRRVGLLELCRANEVLILEDDPYGELRFESNSGQAQDLVQDVDPFPTIFSMDQAEDRIVVYTSTFSKTVAPALRTGWAMGDRRVIQAMTRMKQSVDIHSSMLDQNILYELLVAPDFSLDEHIQVIRKEYEERMLLMKRLLEGPDWQETNWITPKGGMFFWVELPSGLDADALLKVSVSKGVAFVPGNDFYAAEPKRNRMRLNFTHSSREQIETAMNVLAESIGEFVARS
- the trmL gene encoding tRNA (uridine(34)/cytosine(34)/5-carboxymethylaminomethyluridine(34)-2'-O)-methyltransferase TrmL, with the translated sequence MPLHIVLVEPEIPANTGNIARTCAATGTHLHLVRPLGFRTDDATLKRAGLDYWYAVHIEYHDSFAEVQAKYPEGRFFYATTKASHRYTDFTFQDNDFFVFGKETKGLPESLIHANPDTCMKMPMTDKVRSLNLGNSAAIIVYEALRQLDFKPLG